One segment of Chelmon rostratus isolate fCheRos1 chromosome 17, fCheRos1.pri, whole genome shotgun sequence DNA contains the following:
- the ndufb10 gene encoding NADH dehydrogenase [ubiquinone] 1 beta subcomplex subunit 10 has protein sequence MPADYDKGAYPEPPRQTPVVDKQTALPNPALILSKLFYYSVDLPVTTFRGVVDSIRGKNKSVYYHQKFRRVPDLTECQHGDYLCYYEAEMQWRRDYKVDQEIVRVIQERLRACQQREGNSHDQNCAKEMQQFNEVTKNFLSRYGDLGAYGSGRKCLMKQKERMMAAEAKSA, from the exons ATGCCTGCGGACTATGATAAAGGAGCATATCCGGAGCCTCCTCGTCAGACTCCGGTTGTGGACAAGCAGACAGCGCTGCCAAATCCAGCTCTGATCCTGTCTAAACTCTTCTATTACTCCGTGGACCTGCCTGTCACCACATTTAGAG GTGTTGTTGACAGCATTCGGGGTAAAAACAAGTCTGTCTACTACCACCAGAAGTTCCGCCGTGTCCCTGACCTGACGGAGTGCCAGCACGGAGATTATCTCTGCTACTATGAGGCCGAGATGCAGTGGAGGAGAGACTA CAAAGTGGACCAGGAGATTGTGAGGGTGATCCAGGAGCGTCTGAGGGCCTgccagcagagagaaggaaacagcCATGACCAGAACTGTGCCAAAGAAATGCAACAGTTCAACGAGGTGACCAAGAACTTCCTGTCACGCT ATGGAGACCTGGGAGCGTACGGCAGTGGGAGGAAATGTCTGATGAAGCAAAAAGAACGGATGATGGCAGCTGAGGCCAAGAGTGCCTAG
- the LOC121620420 gene encoding 60S ribosomal protein L3-like, with the protein MKVEGALTPCIILCTTLVSALAPLSFYPSTGHCADMSHRKFHAPRHGHMGFLPHKRSKRHRGRVRTWPKDDPSQPVHLTAFLGYKAGMTHTLREIHRPSLKQSKREEVEAVTIIDTPPVIVVGVVGYIQTVHGLRSLKTIFAEHLSDECKRRFYKNWYKSKKKAFTKYSKKWQDETGKKQLDKDFERMKKYCSVIRVIVHSQMRLLPISQKKAHIMEVQLNGGSISDKVDWAKERLEQAVPVSAVFSQDEMIDVIGVTKGHGFKGVTNRWHTKKLPRKTHKGLRKVACIGAWHPARVGYTIARAGQKGYNHRTEINKKIYRVGRGVHIQDGKVIRNNASTNYDTSQKTITPMGGFPHYGEVNNDFVMVKGCVVGAKKRVLTLRKSLLVHTSRKSKEAVELKFIDTTSKFGHGRFQTAQEKRAFMGPLKKDALKTLPEPLTEEA; encoded by the exons ATGAAGGTCGAAGG AGCCCTTACTCCGTGTATCATCTTATGTACGACCCTTGTATCAGCACTGgcccctctctctttctatcccTCGACTGGACACTGCGCGGACATG TCTCATCGCAAGTTCCACGCCCCTCGCCATGGACACATGGGGTTCCTGCCCCACAAGCGCAGCAAGAGGCACAGGGGCAGGGTGCGCACGTGGCCCAAAGACGACCCCAGCCAACCTGTCCACCTCACTGCCTTCCTGGGATACAAGGCTGGCATGACCCACACGCTGAGGGAGATTCACCGCCCTAGCCTTA AGCAATCAAAGCGAGAGGAAGTAGAGGCAGTCACCATCATTGACACTCCTCCAGTTATTGTGGTGGGGGTCGTGGGATACATTCAGACCGTCCATGGCTTGCGTTCCCTCAAAACCATCTTTGCAGAGCATCTCAGTGACGAGTGCAAGCGCAGATTTTATAAAAACTG gtaCAAGAGCAAGAAGAAGGCCTTCACCAAGTACAGTAAGAAGTGGCAGGATGAGACAGGAAAGAAACAGCTGGACAAGGATTTTGAAAGGATGAAGAAATACTGTTCAGTAATCAGGGTTATTGTTCACTCTCAG ATGCGATTGCTGCCCATAAGTCAGAAAAAGGCCCACATCATGGAGGTGCAGCTAAATGGGGGAAGCATCTCGGACAAGGTGGACTGGGCAAAGGAGCGTCTGGAGCAGGCTGTGCCCGTCTCTGCTGTCTTCTCCCAGGATGAGATGATTGACGTCATTGGAGTCACTAAGGGTCATGGCTTTAAAG GCGTGACAAACCGCTGGCACACAAAGAAGCTCCCCAGGAAGACCCACAAGGGTCTGAGGAAGGTGGCCTGCATTGGAGCCTGGCATCCGGCTCGTGTGGGGTACACCATAGCTCGAGCTGGTCAGAAGGGCTACAACCACCGTACTGAGATCAACAAGAAG ATCTACCGTGTTGGTAGGGGTGTGCACATCCAGGATGGAAAGGTGATCCGGAACAATGCCTCCACCAACTATGACACCAGCCAGAAGACCATTACGCCGATG GGAGGCTTCCCACACTACGGTGAAGTGAATAATGACTTTGTCATGGTGAAGGGCTGCGTGGTTGGGGCGAAGAAACGTGTCCTCACACTCAGAAAG TCTTTGCTCGTGCACACATCCCGCAAGTCTAAAGAGGCCGTTGAGCTCAAATTCATCGACACCACCTCCAAATTTGGTCACGGCCGCTTCCAGACGGCCCAGGAGAAGAGGGCATTTATG GGGCCACTGAAGAAGGATGCCCTGAAAACTCTGCCGGAGCCCCTAACCGAGGAGGCCTGA
- the rnf151 gene encoding RING finger protein 151 — MADPEVSTQSGGYDVELFVDTPDYDLICTICQGVLRCPVRAACHHIFCKKCILQWLKRQETCPCCRKPVNPSLIFVMFKLSKSIGRMKIKCKNEIRGCAETFPLSEQYCHSMSCLYELIPCPYQGCRAQLLRRDLDTHARHCEHWRQPCHMGCGTILSHRTQAQHNCYKQLRQEYEARQRNHRAIATALQRKMRRMQSTMAHMKRQIGLICESLEVMDDLHEVEEEDLGESSGSSSGTPSSNNSNC; from the exons ATG GCGGACCCAGAGGTGTCAACACAGAGTGGGGGCTATGATGTGGAGCTGTTTGTGGACACCCCAGACTATGATCTGATCTGCACCATATGCCAGGGGGTCCTTAGGTGTCCGGTAAGAGCTGCATGCCACCACATCTTCTGCAAGAAATGCATCTTACAGTGGCTGAAGAG GCAGGAGACCTGCCCCTGCTGCAGGAAGCCTGTTAACCCGAGCCTGATCTTTGTCATGTTCAAGCTGAGCAAATCTATTGGACGCATGAAGATCAAG TGTAAGAATGAGATCCGTGGTTGTGCAGAGACCTTCCCCCTCTCGGAGCAGTACTGTCACAGCATGAGCTGTCTGTACGAGCTCATCCCCTGTCCGTACCAGGGCTGCCGGGCGCAGCTCCTCCGCAGGGACCTGGACACCCACGCACGCCACTGCGAACACTGGCGTCAGCCCTGCCACATGGGCTGTGGGACAATACTCTCCCACCGCACACAGGCGCAACACAACTGCTACAAGCAACTGAGGCAGGAGTATGAAGCCAGGCAGAGGAACCACAGGGCCATCGCCACCGCcctgcagaggaagatgaggaggatgcAGAGCACCATGGCCCACATGAAGAGGCAGATAGGGCTAATCTGCGAGAGCCTGGAGGTGATGGACGACCTACATGAGGTAGAAGAGGAGGACCTAGGAGAGAGCAGTGGCAGCTCCAGTGGGACTCCAAgtagcaacaacagcaactgcTGA
- the rps2 gene encoding 40S ribosomal protein S2: MADDAGGRGGFRGGFGAGGRGRGRGRGRGRGRGRGARGGKSEDKEWVPVTKLGRLVKDMKIKSLEEIYLYSLPIKESEIIDFFLGSGLKDEVLKIMPVQKQTRAGQRTRFKAFVAIGDYNGHVGLGVKCSKEVATAIRGAIILAKLSIVPVRRGYWGNKIGKPHTVPCKVTGRCGSVLVRLIPAPRGTGIVSAPVPKKLLMMAGIDDCYTSARGCTATLGNFAKATFDAISKTYSYLTPDLWKETVFTKSPYQEFTDHLAKTHTRVSVQRGQAVQAAATS; the protein is encoded by the exons ATGGCGGACGACGCCGGTGGTAGAGGAGGTTTTCGCGGAGGTTTTGGCGCAGGTGGCCGCGGTCGGGGCCGTGGACGCGGCAGAGGCCGTGGAAGGGGCCGCGGTGCCCGGGGCGGCAAGTCCGAGGACAAGGAA TGGGTGCCAGTCACCAAGCTGGGCCGCCTGGTTAAGGACATGAAGATCAAGTCCCTGGAGGAGATCTACCTGTACTCTCTGCCCATCAAG GAGTCTGAGATCATCGACTTCTTCCTGGGTTCTGGTCTGAAGGATGAGGTGCTCAAGATCATGCCTGTCCAGAAGCAGACCAGGGCTGGTCAGCGCACCAGGTTCAAG GCCTTTGTTGCCATCGGTGACTACAATGGCCACGTGGGTCTGGGGGTGAAGTGCTCCAAAGAGGTGGCCACAGCCATCCGTGGGGCCATCATCCTGGCCAAGCTGTCCATTGTCCCCGTCAGAAGAGGTTATTGGGGTAACAAGATCGGCAAGCCCCACACCGTGCCCTGCAAGGTGACTGGCCGCTGCGGCTCTGTCCTGGTGCGTCTCATCCCTGCCCCCCGTGGTACTGGCATCGTGTCCGCCCCTGTGCCCAAGAAGCTGCTCATGATGGCCGGTATCGATGACTGCTACACCTCCGCCAGGGGCTGCACCGCCACCCTTGGCAACTTTG CCAAGGCCACCTTTGATGCCATCTCCAAGACTTACAGCTACCTGACCCCTGATCTGTGGAAGGAGACTGTCTTCACCAAGTCTCCTTACCAG GAGTTCACTGACCATCTGGCCAAGACTCACACCAGGGTGTCTGTGCAGAGGGGACAGGCTGTCCAGGCAGCTGCTACCTCCTAA
- the tbl3 gene encoding transducin beta-like protein 3: MANPNLQFKTNYTVSSKIEPFYKGGKVQISKDEKYIFCTCGSRVNVLEISTGKTVHSVEHDDQEDITSFALSCDDELLVTASRALLLKQWDWKQAQCTRSWRAIHTVPVASMTFDSTSTLLATGGCDGTIKLWDVVKQYCTHNLKGSSGVVHLVQFHPDISRLQLFSSSLDCGIRLWDLRSSQCVCVLQSHYSAVTSLSFSPDGGTMVSSGRDKICTVWDLKSQKAKRTVPVYEAVEGVVLLPKNKDFSEIGVKSKDLHFITAGSKGVLRVWEASTARCVYTQTLTTASEEEEEEEEKDDDPRSLMYLLHLPASSRLATVTAEHNILLYQLPGLTTQQQFVGYSDEVLDVKFLGKDDSHIVVATNSCQLKVFELLTNSCQILYGHTDTVLSLDVFKKGFLFASCAKDRSVRVWRMDSDSGQVHCVAQGSSHTNAVGSITCSRIKASFIVSGSQDCTVKVWDLPADLSTTGADIHRLTPRATEKAHDKDVNSVAVSPNDKLLASGSQDRTAKLWSLAGEGNVSLLGVFRGHRRGVWAVCFSPVDQVLATSSADGTTKLWSLQDFSCLKTFEGHDASVLKVVFVSRGTQLLTSGSDGLVKLWTIKTNECVKTLDAHQDKVWGLHGSRKDDKMVTGSADSNITVWVDVTEVELAEEQAKQEDQILKQQELSNLLHEKKYLKALGLAISLDQPHTVLSVIKAIRQVEDSHELLEKTVLKLRLDQKESLLRYCVVWNTNARNCHDAQAVLQVLLTHLPPEELLQYQGARAHLEGLIPYTERHMQRIGHLLQASMFLNYMWQKMRVAGAPSSMDQDEEMDTTPLAQPFFMIDKEKGMGSGDEERGGGDDSDSGQDEDPNCPVEEEEEEEEVSAAKKASATNGRVENGEGAKTNGNHHSGSEESSEEEDLEEDEEEETTVKAVKRLPVSSSAPRQTFAS, from the exons ATGGCAAATCCCAACCTCCAATTCAAAACGAA TTATACTGTTTCCAGCAAGATTGAACCATTTTACAAGGGAGGAAAAGTGCAA atcAGCAAAGATGAAAAATACATCTTTTGCACTTGTGGATCTCGTGTCAATGTTTTGGAGATCAGCACAGGGAAGACTGTCCACAGTGTTGAGCAT GACGATCAAGAGGACATCACATCTTTTGCACTCAGCTGTGATGATGAG CTGCTGGTCACAGCTAGTAGAGCTCTGTTACTGAAGCAGTGGGACTGGAAACAAGCTCAGTGCACTCGCTCCTGGAGGGCCATTCACACTGTTCCTGTAGCCAGCATGACCTTTGACTCCACCTCTACCCTCCTGGCCACAG gtgGCTGTGATGGCACTATAAAGCTTTGGGATGTGGTGAAGCAGTACTGCACCCACAACCTTAAAGGGTCCTCAGGCGTTGTACA CCTGGTCCAGTTCCACCCGGAcatcagcaggctgcagctcttctcctcctctctggactGTGGCATTCGGCTGTGGGACCTGCGctccagtcagtgtgtgtgtgtgctgcagagccaCTACAGCGCCGTCACCTCCCTCAGCTTCAGCCCCGACGGTGGCACCATGGTCAG TTCTGGCAGAGACAAGATCTGCACAGTCTGGGACCTGAAGAGTCAGAAAGCCAAGAGAACTGTTCCGGTCTATGAG GCTGTGGAGGGTGTTGTGCTTTTGCCTAAGAATAAAGACTTCTCTGAGATCGGAGTGAAGAGCAAGGACTTGCATTTCATCACAGCTGGCAGCAAAG GTGTTTTGAGAGTGTGGGAGGCCAGCACGGCGCGATGTGTCTACACCCAGACCCTCACCACTgcctcagaggaggaggaggaggaggaagagaaggacgACGACCCCCGCAGTCTGATGTACCTTCTTCACCTGCCCGCCTCCTCCAGGCTGGCCACAGTCACAGCAGAACACAACATACTGCTGTACCAGCTGCCTGGTctcaccacacagcagcag TTTGTGGGTTACAGTGACGAGGTGCTGGACGTGAAGTTTCTGGGCAAAGACGACAGCCACATCGTGGTGGCCACCAACAGCTGCCAGCTCAAGGTGTTTGAGCTGCTCACCAACAGCTGCCAGATCCTGTATGGACACACAG ATACTGTCCTCTCATTGGACGTGTTCAAAAAGGGCTTTCTCTTTGCAAGCTGTGCAAAG gACAGGTCAGTGCGTGTGTGGCGGATGGACAGTGACAGTGGTCAGGTGCACTGTGTGGCCCAGGGCTCCAGCCACACGAACGCCGTGGGCTCCATCACCTGCTCCAG gataAAAGCGTCGTTCATAGTGTCTGGCAGTCAGGACTGCACAGTAAAGGTGTGGGATCTGCCCGCAGACTTGTCTACGACAGGGGCGGACATACATCGGCTGACCCCCCGCGCCACAGAGAAGGCACATGATAAG GATGTAAACAGTGTGGCGGTGTCGCCCAATGACAAGCTGCTGGCCTCGGGCTCCCAGGACCGCACGGCCAAGCTGTGGTCGCTGGCGGGGGAGGGGAACGTGAGCCTGCTGGGGGTGTTTCGGGGCCACCGTCGCGGCGTCTGGGCCGTCTGCTTCTCTCCCGTCGACCAGGTGCTGGCCACGTCCTCCGCGGACGGCACCACCAAACTGTGGAGCCTGCAGGACTTCAGCTGCCTCAAG acgtTCGAGGGTCACGATGCGTCCGTTTTGAAGGTCGTCTTTGTGAGTCGAGGCACTCAGCTGCTCACCAG CGGCTCTGATGGTTTAGTAAAGCTGTGGACCATAAAGACCAATGAGTGCGTGAAGACGCTGGACGCCCACCAGGACAAAGTGTGGGGTCTCCACGGCAGCCGCAAAGACGACAAGATGGTGACCGGCTCTGCGGACTCTAACATCACCGTGTGGGTG GATGTGACTGAGGTGGAGCTGGCAGAGGAGCAGGCCAAGCAGGAGGATCAGATACTCAA GCAGCAGGAGTTGTCCAACCTGCTCCATGAGAAGAAGTATCTGAAGGCGCTGGGTCTTGCCATCTCGCTGGACCAGCCTCACACCGTGCTCTCTGTGATCAAAG CCATCCGTCAGGTGGAGGATAGCCACGAGCTGTTGGAGAAGACGGTGCTGAAACTTCGACTGGACCAGAAAG agTCGCTGCTGCGCTACTGCGTGGTGTGGAACACCAACGCCAGAAACTGCCACGATGCTCAGGCCGTCCTGCAGGTGCTCCTCACGCACCTGCCGCccgaggagctgctgcagtacCAGGGCGCCCGAGCCCACCTGGAGGGACTCATCCCGTACACAg AGAGACACATGCAGAGGATCGGACATCTGCTGCAGGCTTCCATGTTCTTGAACTACATGTGGCAGAAGATGAGAGTGGCCGGAGCGCCGTCCAG CATGGACCAGGATGAAGAGATGGATACCACTCCTCTCGCTCAGCCGTTCTTCATGATTGACAAGGAGAAAGGAATGGGCAGCGgcgatgaggagagaggaggtggagacgACAGCGACAGCGGGCAAGATGAAGACCCAAATTGCCCagttgaagaggaagaggaagaggaggaggtcagtGCCGCCAAGAAAGCCTCAGCCACCAATGGGCGAGTAGAAAACGGAGAGGGCGCCAAAACGAATGGCAACCACCACTCTGGAAGTGAGGAGagttcagaggaggaagacctggaagaagatgaggaggaggaaacgaCAGTGAAAGCGGTGAAGCGCCTCCcagtttcctcctctgcaccaCGCCAGACGTTCGCCAGCTGA